From one Lycium ferocissimum isolate CSIRO_LF1 chromosome 5, AGI_CSIRO_Lferr_CH_V1, whole genome shotgun sequence genomic stretch:
- the LOC132057825 gene encoding uncharacterized protein LOC132057825, whose translation MPDGHASNFRTRVDLDQGRIQGMKSHDCHVFMETLLPIAFSGLPERIWKPMTEISLFFKDLCSSTLREDNLSRMDYNITVITNKLEKILPPGFFDVMEHVVVHLVYEARLGGPVQYRWMYPFERCIGKLKRAIKQKSKVEGSMCEVYLAKETSHFCSYYFGNDVACLRNRPNRHYDGGVNNSLPEPISIFNRPGDGSKRRVRPLNQMEDKSASTHILLNCPEVQPYYDLFVEIHGQEKVYDQFATWFKNYVHNTPCGFYEQFLKDLSWGPIGTDCMDKYVVNGFKFNTQECANHMKTNNSGVWVKGADGVDFFGVIEEILELEYSGWPRKKIVLFRCNWFDPTPKRGTRVLQDSNIIEVNHTRRYAAYDPFIIAHTVKQVYYVPYPLRPDKSDWWVVIKTKPVGRVEVENDLPAAFQNDDTTHINQIVDPELETELEHAEHMLQEIDIEEVNEVLEENAEIGESETTDEGESSDDEESDEN comes from the exons ATGCCGGATGGGCATGCATCAAATTTTAGAACACGTGTTGATCTAGACCAAGGGAGGATACAGGGGATGAAAAGTCATGACTGTCATGTTTTCATGGAAACCTTACTCCCAATTGCATTTAGTGGCTTGCCTGAACGAATCTGGAAACCTATGACAGAAATTAGTTTGTTCTTCAAAGACTTGTGTTCTAGTACGTTGAGGGAAGATAACCTTTCTCGGATGGATTATAATATTACTGTTATCACAAACAAGTTGGAGAAGATTCTTCCTCCGGGGTTCTTTGATGTGATGGAACATGTTGTCGTTCACCTTGTATACGAAGCCCGACTCGGAGGCCCAGTACAATATAGGTGGATGTATCCTTTCGAGAG GTGTATTGGTAAGTTAAAAAGGGCTATCAAACAGAAATCGAAAGTGGAAGGATCAATGTGCGAAGTTTACCTTGCCAAGGAAACATCTCATTTCTGTTCTTACTACTTTGGGAACGATGTGGCTTGTTTGAGAAACAGGCCTAATCGACACTATGACGGGGGTGTGAATAATTCTTTGCCGGAGCCGATATCGATCTTTAATCGACCAGGTGATGGGTCAAAACGGCGTGTGAGACCATTGAATCAAATGGAGGATAAATCGGCATCCACACATATCTTGTTAAATTGCCCAGAAGTTCAACCTTATTATGA TCTCTTTGTGGAGATACATGGCCAGGAAAAAGTGTACGACCAATTTGCAACGTGGTTTAAAAATTAC GTTCACAATACACCTTGTGGTTTTTATGAACAATTTTTGAAGGACTTATCTTGGGGACCCATTGGTACCGATTGTATGGACAAATATGTGGTTAATGGTTTCAAATTTAATACCCAAGAATGTGCTAACCATATGAAAACTAATAACAGTGGTGTGTGGGTTAAAGGTGCTGATGGTGTTGATTTTTTTGGTGTAATCGAAGAGATTTTAGAATTAGAGTATTCTGgttggccaagaaaaaaaattgttttgtttCGGTGCAACTGGTTTGATCCAACCCCAAAAAGAGGTACGAGGGTACTTCAAGATTCTAATATCATTGAAGTAAATCACACACGGAGGTATGCAGCTTATGATCCTTTCATCATTGCACACACCGTTAAGCAGGTGTACTATGTCCCTTATCCATTGCGACCAGATAAGTCAGATTGGTGGGTGGTTATTAAAACCAAGCCTGTTGGTCGTGTGGAAGTTGAGAATGACCTGCCTGCTGCCTTTCAGAATGACGACACAACACACATTAACCAAATAGTCGACCCTGAGTTAGAAACTGAACTGGAGCATGCAGAACATATGTTACAAGAAATCGATATAGAAGAAGTTAATGAAGTTTTAGAAGAAAATGCTGAAATTGGTGAAAGTGAAACAACCGACGAGGGAGAATCTTCAGACGACGAAGAAAGTGATGAAAATTAG